Within Portunus trituberculatus isolate SZX2019 unplaced genomic scaffold, ASM1759143v1 PGA_scaffold_509__1_contigs__length_17611, whole genome shotgun sequence, the genomic segment ctctctctctctctctctctctgtctctgtgtgtgtgtgtgtgtgtgtgtgtgtgtgtgtgtgtgtgtgtgtgtgtgtgtgtgtgtgtgtgtgtgtgtgtgtgtgtgtgtgtgtgtgtgtgtgtgtgtgtgtgtgtgtgtgtgtgtgtgtgtgtgtgtgtgtgtgtgtgtgtgtgtgtgtgtgtgtgtgtgtgtgtgtgtgtgttgtgtgtgtgtgtgtgtgttttattttattttatttttttgttgtgtttttcttttctctctttccttcctcttttctctccctctcgcctgccTCAATTTCTTTGAGTTACCCATGACATGTTGTTATGGTTAGGAGGGGGGAGTTTTCTGTGGTTGTCGAACACTCTTACGTCATTCCCGTCCAATCGTAAGGCAAGGTTGGGCCCCGGCAAACCGTATTTAAAGAAGTGCCAGCCTAAGCGCTCAACTCGCCCAACTGTTCGTTCCGAGCGGCAGTAACTTACTTACTCACCATGGCACGTACTAAGCAAACGGCCCGCAAGTCCACCGGTGGCAAGGCGCCCCGCAAGCAGCTTGCCACGAAGGCAGCTCGCAAATCTGCTCCTGCCACTGGAGGTGTCAAGAAGCCCCACCGTTACAGGCCAGGAACCGTGGCCCTCCGTGAGATCCGCCGTTATCAGAAGAGCACCGAACTGCTTATCAGGAAGCTGCCTTTCCAGCGCTTGGTGCGTGAAATTGC encodes:
- the LOC123500885 gene encoding histone H3, with the protein product MARTKQTARKSTGGKAPRKQLATKAARKSAPATGGVKKPHRYRPGTVALREIRRYQKSTELLIRKLPFQRLVREIAQDFKTDLRFQSSAVMALQEASEAYLVGLFEDTNLCAIHAKRVTIMPKDIQLARRIRGERA